The following is a genomic window from Drosophila busckii strain San Diego stock center, stock number 13000-0081.31 chromosome 2L, ASM1175060v1, whole genome shotgun sequence.
GAAGaggtattatatatatatatatatatatagatgcaACTATTTTATGTCAAGCGATTGcgataaatattaattaacaaatcataaatactatatacaatatatatctatatacacaTTTAGTTTCTggtattaataaattttattgtagctAACTGTTAAGAAAAATAACCTAAGCATTTTCTATTCTTACTAtaagcaaactattttttcttcttatttttcTTATCCGGCTTGGGAGGCGGCTTCACGGAGGACTGTATGAAAGTATGATATGTTTATAACTATGGCAATAGCTTGAATGTTTAATTACCTGACGCATCGATATTCTATTTGCCTCCTCTATTTTAGCAAAGATGGCCTTAACTTCTTCCACTCTTATGCGAAACATGACAACTTTCTCCTGTCTAACTTTCAGATCTTCCCTAGCCTTGGCCACCCTATTGCGTGTCATTTGCAATTCGTTCTCCACTACCTCCAAGTCTGCTTCGTATTTCTGTTCCATAGCGCTTATGCGTTTTTTTAAAATACCAATCTCCTGGTCATAAGCCATTATGGCAATCTCAAACATATAGTTGCCCTCTTTAATCAGATGCCAATACTCTTGCAATTCATCGGTTACCACCTGTAGAggaaaaacatttcaattgctgTTTAGAGAGCGCAGCTTAACGTACTCTAAGTTTAGCTTCATCCTTCGCTATGGACTGCTGCATGAGTGATTCGGCCCAGTTGATGCGATAGCGCGCCTCAATGGGATGAATAACTACAGAAGAGAATATTATACGGATGGCATTAGTGCTACGCATTTGAATTTACAATCGAATTTGTTGACTTTAGCTTCCAGCGCCCTGAATTTTTGACGTGCCGGATCAGCCGAGCGTGGATGCTGATGATATTGCCAAGCTAGCTGCATATGCTGTTGCTCCGATTGCGCTTCCGTTGATATCAATATATCATTTATGTTTAGCTCTGCATCTCTGTAAACTTAAGTTAGTAATTTGCCTACTTAGCATAAGCTCAGGCTACCTTATAATCAACATAGAGTGACTGCATATATCCCGCTTCAATTTCACATCCTTATAAACTGCATCGAGCAGTCGCAATATCTCCTTCATGTCCATGTGAAACTTGTAGCACTCGATTTGATTCTTACTCAAGTCCTTCTCGAGTGCGTCCAAGTAAACAGTGTTGGGCTGCTTAAAGCGCTCGTAGTAATGATTAATAGCCCAGCTGAATATGTGCATCGATCGATCCAGCGCAGTCTTCATTCTGAATCTTGCGCCCACAATGTGCAGCCGATCCTTGAGCTTCTGTATATGATAGAGCACACCTAGAAAAACTTATGGCCTCTGCCATATTCTTATAGCGCTGTCTCAACAGCTGATTGAAGATCCGGTGCAAAGGGTCGCTCTTCTGTTGCAGGCTTTAGAAATGCCGGTCTTCTCATAATGCTGCCGCGTTCCCTAAACTGTATCAGCAGCATCTCCTCAGCTTCGCTATATTGTGTAGAGTCCTTAGTATAATAAGCTATTCCAGCCTTGACGTCATCCTCTACATCCTCTTTAACTTCTGTCTCATAGGGTTTTAGTAATTCTCTCAGAAATGCATCACGACATAGACTGGCATCTGTTTGCGGGGGGAGTGGAAAAGGTATTTGTGGACCCTCATCTGGCTTTTTGCTCATGGGTGCTAACCCCTTAGACATtttgaattgttattgttctaCAGTTTTTGATT
Proteins encoded in this region:
- the LOC108602802 gene encoding LOW QUALITY PROTEIN: uncharacterized protein LOC108602802 (The sequence of the model RefSeq protein was modified relative to this genomic sequence to represent the inferred CDS: deleted 2 bases in 1 codon; substituted 2 bases at 2 genomic stop codons), with product MSKGLAPMSKKPDEGPQIPFPLPPQTDASLCRDAFLRELLKPYETEVKEDVEDDVKAGIAYYTKDSTQYSEAEEMLLIQFRERGSIMRRPAFLKPATEERPFAPDLQSAVETALXEYGRPXVFLGVLYHIQKLKDRLHIVGARFRMKTALDRSMHIFSWAINHYYERFKQPNTVYLDALEKDLSKNQIECYKFHMDMKEILRLLDAVYKDVKLKRDICSHSMLIIRDAELNINDILISTEAQSEQQHMQLAWQYHQHPRSADPARQKFRALEAKVNKFDFIHPIEARYRINWAESLMQQSIAKDEAKLRVVTDELQEYWHLIKEGNYMFEIAIMAYDQEIGILKKRISAMEQKYEADLEVVENELQMTRNRVAKAREDLKVRQEKVVMFRIRVEEVKAIFAKIEEANRISMRQSSVKPPPKPDKKNKKKK